In one window of Brassica rapa cultivar Chiifu-401-42 chromosome A07, CAAS_Brap_v3.01, whole genome shotgun sequence DNA:
- the LOC103830722 gene encoding lipase 1 isoform X2, with protein MQRIVDNALAVTKESVKTVTYESLNNIARCINGISALLLTLLPGKANILEGLHGWELRPTFRGPRLPRWMHNGVSSFNHFVHELSVDSDTSSSDYSSGEESDGALPASPSSQSSRLSWASASANPESHWTEWVTFLLWWLIFPLRILVWIPQYFLRLFYKRSSARAPTSPRRNQRSPRPRVSKTMSSKDHDVPNRATDRRRGVIEDLHLAIEICIEAIFDFFHRATHVILSPSEAFAKMSAWFSSRSSKESRDDVLDDEPVQTATLGDADPSLSERPTRLYNSMNTDTRTCQDVITELGYPYEAIRVVTSDGYVLLLERIPRRDARKAVYLQHGILDSSMGWVSNGVVGSPAFAAYDQGYDVFLGNFRGLVSRDHVNKNISSKEYWRYSINEHGTEDIPAMIEKIHEIKTSELKLIQPNTDEEIYQEEPYKLCAVCHSLGGAAILMYVITRKIKEKPHRLSRLILLSPAGFHEDSNLGFTIVEYIFLFVSPVLAHIVPAFYIPTRFFRMLLNKLARDFHNYPALGGLVQTLMSYVVGGDSSNWVGVLGTPHYNMNDMPAVSFGVAKHLAQIKHTGKFKMFDYGSRTANMEVYGSPEPLDLGESYEFIDVPVDLVAGKKDKVIRPSMVRKHYKVMRDAGVDVSFNEFEYAHLDFTFSHREELLTYVMSRLLLVEVTPSQQRQSSQKGMKLKKKKKEGTVV; from the exons aTGCAACGGATCGTAGATAACGCCCTCGCTGTCACCAAAGA GTCAGTGAAAACTGTTACATATGAGTCTCTCAACAACATTGCTAGATGCATCAACGGAATCTCAGCTCTTCTATTAACCCTTCTCCCTGGGAAGGCTAATATTCTCGAAGGTCTCCATGGCTGGGAGCTCAGACCCACTTTCCGTGGTCCACGTTTGCCACGCTGGATGCATAA TGGGGTCTCTTCTTTCAATCACTTCGTTCATGAGCTCTCTGTGGATTCCGATACTTCGAGCTCTGACTATTCCTCCGGAGAAGAGAGTGATGGTGCCCTCCCTGCTTCACCGTCTTCTCAAAGCTCACGCCTTTCTTGGGCCAGTGCTTCTGCAAATCCGGAAAGCCACTGGACTGAGTGGGTTACCTTCCTTCTCTGGTGGTTGATATTCCCTTTACGGATCTTGGTATGGATACCGCAGTACTTTCTTCGTTTGTTCTATAAACGAAGTAGTGCAAGAGCTCCCACGAGTCCAAGAAGGAACCAACGTTCGCCTAGGCCTCGTGTTAGCAAGACTATGTCGAGCAAAGACCATGATGTGCCCAACCGAGCTACTGATCGAAGACGCGGAGTCATTGAGGATCTTCATCTTGCTATTGAGATCTGTATAGAAgctatttttgattttttccacAGGGCTACGCATGTGATCCTTTCTCCGTCGGAAGCTTTTGCGAAAATGTCGGCGTGGTTCTCTTCTCGCAGTAGTAAAGAAAGTCGTGATGATGTTTTAGATGATGAACCTGTGCAGACTGCTACTTTAGGAGATGCTGATCCATCTCTTAGTGAAAGGCCCACGCGATTGTACAACTCTATGAACACGGATACTCGAACGTGTCAAGATGTCATAACAGAGCTGGG GTATCCTTACGAAGCTATTCGTGTTGTTACATCTGATGGTTATGTTCTTCTCTTGGAAAGGATACCAAG GCGTGATGCAAGGAAAGCTGTGTATCTACAACATGGGATTTTGGATTCTTCAATGGG ATGGGTATCAAATGGAGTTGTTGGATCTCCAGCTTTTGCTGCGTATGACCAAG GCTATGATGTTTTCTTGGGGAACTTTCGGGGTTTAGTTTCAAGAGATCATGTGAACAAGAACATATCCTCAAAAGA GTACTGGCGATACTCCATTAACGAGCACGGTACTGAGGATATCCCAGCGATGATTGAAAAAATCCATGAAATCAAAACTTCAGAGTTGAAGCTCATCCAGCCTAATACCGACGAGGAAATCTACCAGGAGGAGCCTTATAAGCTCTGTGCCGTCTGTCATAGCCTAGGCGGTGCTGCAATTCTCATGTACGTCATCACTCGCAAAATCAAGGAGAAGCCACACAGACTCTCACGACTGATCCTACTTTCACCTGCTGGATTTCACGAAGACTCCAACTTAGGTTTCACAATTGTTGAGTACATATTCCTTTTTGTGAGTCCAGTATTGGCTCACATTGTACCTGCCTTTTACATACCGACAAGGTTCTTCAGGATGCTTCTAAACAAGCTAGCACGTGACTTCCACAACTATCCTGCTCTTGGTGGACTGGTCCAAACCCTTATGAGTTATGTAGTTGGCGGAGACAGCTCGAACTGGGTCGGAGTCTTGGGGACGCCTCACTACAACATGAACGATATGCCAGCTGTCTCCTTCGGTGTAGCGAAACATCTAGCTCAGATCAAACACACTGGTAAGTTCAAGATGTTTGATTACGGGAGCAGGACAGCTAACATGGAGGTTTACGGCTCTCCTGAACCGCTTGATCTAGGGGAGTCTTACGAGTTTATCGATGTGCCTGTTGATTTGGTAGCGGGGAAGAAAGACAAGGTGATTCGGCCTTCCATGGTGAGGAAACACTACAAGGTGATGAGAGATGCAGGGGTTGATGTATCGTTTAATGAGTTCGAGTATGCTCACCTTGATTTCACATTCTCTCACCGGGAAGAGCTTTTGACGTATGTGATGTCGAGGCTTCTGCTTGTGGAAGTGACACCAAGTCAACAAAGGCAGAGCAGCCAGAAAGGTATGAAacttaagaagaagaaaaaggaaggTACAGTAGTGTAA
- the LOC103830724 gene encoding flavonol 3-O-glucosyltransferase UGT89B1, producing the protein MTVNTENIIPTRTHVLIFPFPAQGHMIPLFDLTHRLALRGGSALKITVLVTPKNLPFLSPLLSADLNIEALTLPFPSHPSIPSGVENVQDLPPSGFPTMIHALGGLHAPLLSWISSHPSPPVAIVSDFFLGWTQHLGIPRVEFSPSAAVTCCILNTLWIEMPTIGDDDEILEFTKIPNSWRYPWSQISSIYLSYVHEDKAWEFIRDSFRDNAASWGLVVNSFADMESVYLEHLKKEMGHDRVWAVGPVLPVSQGDRGGRTSVSVDHVMSWLDARADNNVVYVCFGSQVLLSGEQTLALASALEKSGVHFVWAVKEPVERDSSRGNILDGFEDRVAGRGLVIRGWAPQVAVLQHRAVGAFLTHCGWNSVVEAVVAGVLMLTWPMRADQYTDATLVVDELKVGVRACEGPDTVPDPDELARVFVDSVAGKQTERIQAMKLRKAALDAIQERGSSVKDIDGFIEHLVSLGLKK; encoded by the coding sequence ATGACAGTCAACACAGAAAACATCATTCCGACAAGAACGCATGTCTTGATCTTCCCATTTCCGGCACAAGGTCACATGATTCCCCTCTTCGACCTCACCCACCGTCTCGCTCTCCGCGGCGGCTCCGCCTTAAAAATCACCGTCTTAGTCACTCCAAAGAACCTTCCTTtcctctctcctctcctctccgCCGATCTCAACATCGAAGCTCTCACCCTCCCTTTCCCCTCTCACCCTTCGATCCCCTCCGGCGTCGAAAACGTCCAAGACTTACCTCCTTCCGGCTTCCCCACCATGATCCACGCACTCGGTGGTCTCCACGCGCCGCTTCTCTCTTGGATCAGTTCTCACCCTTCTCCTCCTGTAGCCATCGTCTCTGACTTCTTCCTTGGATGGACTCAACACCTCGGGATCCCTCGCGTCGAGTTCTCTCCTTCCGCCGCCGTCACTTGCTGCATCCTCAACACTCTTTGGATCGAGATGCCAACCATTGGAGACGATGATGAGATTCTCGAGTTTACCAAGATACCGAACTCTTGGAGATACCCTTGGTCTCAGATCTCTTCGATCTACCTAAGCTATGTTCATGAAGACAAAGCTTGGGAGTTCATAAGAGACTCGTTCAGAGACAACGCGGCGAGTTGGGGACTCGTCGTGAACTCTTTCGCCGACATGGAAAGTGTTTACCTCGAGCATCTTAAGAAAGAGATGGGCCATGATCGTGTATGGGCCGTAGGCCCGGTTCTTCCTGTGTCCCAGGGTGATCGTGGTGGTCGGACATCGGTTTCTGTCGATCACGTGATGTCGTGGCTAGACGCACGTGCGGATAACAACGTGGTTTACGTGTGCTTCGGAAGTCAAGTTCTGTTGAGTGGGGAGCAGACTCTCGCTCTCGCTTCTGCCCTTGAGAAAAGCGGCGTGCATTTCGTGTGGGCCGTCAAGGAGCCCGTGGAGAGAGATTCGTCACGTGGCAACATCCTGGATGGTTTTGAAGATCGTGTGGCTGGGAGGGGTCTGGTGATCAGAGGATGGGCCCCACAAGTGGCTGTCCTACAGCACAGAGCAGTTGGAGCGTTTCTAACGCATTGCGGTTGGAACTCAGTGGTGGAGGCAGTTGTAGCCGGCGTTCTGATGCTGACGTGGCCGATGCGAGCGGACCAGTACACAGACGCGACTCTGGTGGTTGACGAGTTGAAAGTGGGTGTGCGTGCCTGTGAAGGACCAGACACGGTGCCTGACCCGGATGAGTTAgctagagtttttgttgattcCGTGGCCGGGAAGCAAACGGAGAGGATCCAAGCCATGAAGCTGAGGAAAGCAGCGTTGGATGCGATCCAAGAACGTGGAAGCTCGGTTAAGGATATAGATGGATTTATCGAGCATCTTGTTAGCTTAGGACTAAAGAAATGA
- the LOC103830723 gene encoding uncharacterized protein LOC103830723, with protein sequence MTLTVSSGGGVSRIPSIDLTDSCRTPFSTFKLINFPYPSRTRLHVVSASKKASSQTGRFDSKKRRTLVPTTTTKEQPEESINDDDTAPSQIEIADDEDRFAVNTRFRGDPKDAPKFSIKDLPGLEPDPFEGPQWDGLGFFVQYLWAFGIVFALVSGGIAAGTYNEGATDFKETPVYKEAMESRDLLDEAEGSNSEDVFDSNPTEVAPSLE encoded by the exons ATGACTCTCACCGTGAGCAGCGGTGGTGGAGTCTCTAGGATCCCCTCCATAGACCTCACCGATTCTTGCCGTACTCCCTTCTCCACCTTCAAACTCATAAACTTCCCTTACCCATCAAGAACCCGTCTCCACGTGGTCTCCGCCTCCAAAAAAGCCTCCTCCCAAACCGGTCGGTTCGACAGCAAGAAGCGCCGAACCCTCGTCCCTACAACAACCACCAAGGAACAGCCGGAAGAAAGCATCAACGACGACGACACAGCACCGTCTCAGATCGAAATCGCCGACGACGAAGACAGGTTCGCGGTGAACACTCGCTTCAGAGGCGATCCAAAAGACGCGCCAAAGTTCTCGATAAAGGATCTTCCTGGGCTTGAACCTGACCCATTCGAAGGTCCTCAGTGGGATGGTTTAGGTTTCTTCGTTCAGTACTTGTGGGCTTTCGGCATCGTTTTCGCG CTTGTCTCCGGCGGAATTGCGGCGGGGACGTATAACGAAGGTGCCACGGATTTTAAGGAGACGCCAGTTTATAAGGAGGCGATGGAGTCTCGTGACCTTCTTGATGAAGCAGAGGGTTCGAACTCGGAAGATGTGTTTGACTCTAATCCGACAGAAGTCGCGCCTAGTTTGGAGTAG
- the LOC103830722 gene encoding uncharacterized protein LOC103830722 isoform X3 has protein sequence MHNGVSSFNHFVHELSVDSDTSSSDYSSGEESDGALPASPSSQSSRLSWASASANPESHWTEWVTFLLWWLIFPLRILVWIPQYFLRLFYKRSSARAPTSPRRNQRSPRPRVSKTMSSKDHDVPNRATDRRRGVIEDLHLAIEICIEAIFDFFHRATHVILSPSEAFAKMSAWFSSRSSKESRDDVLDDEPVQTATLGDADPSLSERPTRLYNSMNTDTRTCQDVITELGYPYEAIRVVTSDGYVLLLERIPRRDARKAVYLQHGILDSSMGWVSNGVVGSPAFAAYDQGSSIIHSIINSHSNCCDIYSLFLHTFTGYDVFLGNFRGLVSRDHVNKNISSKEYWRYSINEHGTEDIPAMIEKIHEIKTSELKLIQPNTDEEIYQEEPYKLCAVCHSLGGAAILMYVITRKIKEKPHRLSRLILLSPAGFHEDSNLGFTIVEYIFLFVSPVLAHIVPAFYIPTRFFRMLLNKLARDFHNYPALGGLVQTLMSYVVGGDSSNWVGVLGTPHYNMNDMPAVSFGVAKHLAQIKHTGKFKMFDYGSRTANMEVYGSPEPLDLGESYEFIDVPVDLVAGKKDKVIRPSMVRKHYKVMRDAGVDVSFNEFEYAHLDFTFSHREELLTYVMSRLLLVEVTPSQQRQSSQKGMKLKKKKKEGTVV, from the exons ATGCATAA TGGGGTCTCTTCTTTCAATCACTTCGTTCATGAGCTCTCTGTGGATTCCGATACTTCGAGCTCTGACTATTCCTCCGGAGAAGAGAGTGATGGTGCCCTCCCTGCTTCACCGTCTTCTCAAAGCTCACGCCTTTCTTGGGCCAGTGCTTCTGCAAATCCGGAAAGCCACTGGACTGAGTGGGTTACCTTCCTTCTCTGGTGGTTGATATTCCCTTTACGGATCTTGGTATGGATACCGCAGTACTTTCTTCGTTTGTTCTATAAACGAAGTAGTGCAAGAGCTCCCACGAGTCCAAGAAGGAACCAACGTTCGCCTAGGCCTCGTGTTAGCAAGACTATGTCGAGCAAAGACCATGATGTGCCCAACCGAGCTACTGATCGAAGACGCGGAGTCATTGAGGATCTTCATCTTGCTATTGAGATCTGTATAGAAgctatttttgattttttccacAGGGCTACGCATGTGATCCTTTCTCCGTCGGAAGCTTTTGCGAAAATGTCGGCGTGGTTCTCTTCTCGCAGTAGTAAAGAAAGTCGTGATGATGTTTTAGATGATGAACCTGTGCAGACTGCTACTTTAGGAGATGCTGATCCATCTCTTAGTGAAAGGCCCACGCGATTGTACAACTCTATGAACACGGATACTCGAACGTGTCAAGATGTCATAACAGAGCTGGG GTATCCTTACGAAGCTATTCGTGTTGTTACATCTGATGGTTATGTTCTTCTCTTGGAAAGGATACCAAG GCGTGATGCAAGGAAAGCTGTGTATCTACAACATGGGATTTTGGATTCTTCAATGGG ATGGGTATCAAATGGAGTTGTTGGATCTCCAGCTTTTGCTGCGTATGACCAAGGTTCAAGTATAATCCACTCGATTATTAATTCACATAGCAACTGCTGTGATATTTACTCTCTTTTCCTTCACACTTTCACAGGCTATGATGTTTTCTTGGGGAACTTTCGGGGTTTAGTTTCAAGAGATCATGTGAACAAGAACATATCCTCAAAAGA GTACTGGCGATACTCCATTAACGAGCACGGTACTGAGGATATCCCAGCGATGATTGAAAAAATCCATGAAATCAAAACTTCAGAGTTGAAGCTCATCCAGCCTAATACCGACGAGGAAATCTACCAGGAGGAGCCTTATAAGCTCTGTGCCGTCTGTCATAGCCTAGGCGGTGCTGCAATTCTCATGTACGTCATCACTCGCAAAATCAAGGAGAAGCCACACAGACTCTCACGACTGATCCTACTTTCACCTGCTGGATTTCACGAAGACTCCAACTTAGGTTTCACAATTGTTGAGTACATATTCCTTTTTGTGAGTCCAGTATTGGCTCACATTGTACCTGCCTTTTACATACCGACAAGGTTCTTCAGGATGCTTCTAAACAAGCTAGCACGTGACTTCCACAACTATCCTGCTCTTGGTGGACTGGTCCAAACCCTTATGAGTTATGTAGTTGGCGGAGACAGCTCGAACTGGGTCGGAGTCTTGGGGACGCCTCACTACAACATGAACGATATGCCAGCTGTCTCCTTCGGTGTAGCGAAACATCTAGCTCAGATCAAACACACTGGTAAGTTCAAGATGTTTGATTACGGGAGCAGGACAGCTAACATGGAGGTTTACGGCTCTCCTGAACCGCTTGATCTAGGGGAGTCTTACGAGTTTATCGATGTGCCTGTTGATTTGGTAGCGGGGAAGAAAGACAAGGTGATTCGGCCTTCCATGGTGAGGAAACACTACAAGGTGATGAGAGATGCAGGGGTTGATGTATCGTTTAATGAGTTCGAGTATGCTCACCTTGATTTCACATTCTCTCACCGGGAAGAGCTTTTGACGTATGTGATGTCGAGGCTTCTGCTTGTGGAAGTGACACCAAGTCAACAAAGGCAGAGCAGCCAGAAAGGTATGAAacttaagaagaagaaaaaggaaggTACAGTAGTGTAA
- the LOC103830722 gene encoding uncharacterized protein LOC103830722 isoform X1 has translation MQRIVDNALAVTKESVKTVTYESLNNIARCINGISALLLTLLPGKANILEGLHGWELRPTFRGPRLPRWMHNGVSSFNHFVHELSVDSDTSSSDYSSGEESDGALPASPSSQSSRLSWASASANPESHWTEWVTFLLWWLIFPLRILVWIPQYFLRLFYKRSSARAPTSPRRNQRSPRPRVSKTMSSKDHDVPNRATDRRRGVIEDLHLAIEICIEAIFDFFHRATHVILSPSEAFAKMSAWFSSRSSKESRDDVLDDEPVQTATLGDADPSLSERPTRLYNSMNTDTRTCQDVITELGYPYEAIRVVTSDGYVLLLERIPRRDARKAVYLQHGILDSSMGWVSNGVVGSPAFAAYDQGSSIIHSIINSHSNCCDIYSLFLHTFTGYDVFLGNFRGLVSRDHVNKNISSKEYWRYSINEHGTEDIPAMIEKIHEIKTSELKLIQPNTDEEIYQEEPYKLCAVCHSLGGAAILMYVITRKIKEKPHRLSRLILLSPAGFHEDSNLGFTIVEYIFLFVSPVLAHIVPAFYIPTRFFRMLLNKLARDFHNYPALGGLVQTLMSYVVGGDSSNWVGVLGTPHYNMNDMPAVSFGVAKHLAQIKHTGKFKMFDYGSRTANMEVYGSPEPLDLGESYEFIDVPVDLVAGKKDKVIRPSMVRKHYKVMRDAGVDVSFNEFEYAHLDFTFSHREELLTYVMSRLLLVEVTPSQQRQSSQKGMKLKKKKKEGTVV, from the exons aTGCAACGGATCGTAGATAACGCCCTCGCTGTCACCAAAGA GTCAGTGAAAACTGTTACATATGAGTCTCTCAACAACATTGCTAGATGCATCAACGGAATCTCAGCTCTTCTATTAACCCTTCTCCCTGGGAAGGCTAATATTCTCGAAGGTCTCCATGGCTGGGAGCTCAGACCCACTTTCCGTGGTCCACGTTTGCCACGCTGGATGCATAA TGGGGTCTCTTCTTTCAATCACTTCGTTCATGAGCTCTCTGTGGATTCCGATACTTCGAGCTCTGACTATTCCTCCGGAGAAGAGAGTGATGGTGCCCTCCCTGCTTCACCGTCTTCTCAAAGCTCACGCCTTTCTTGGGCCAGTGCTTCTGCAAATCCGGAAAGCCACTGGACTGAGTGGGTTACCTTCCTTCTCTGGTGGTTGATATTCCCTTTACGGATCTTGGTATGGATACCGCAGTACTTTCTTCGTTTGTTCTATAAACGAAGTAGTGCAAGAGCTCCCACGAGTCCAAGAAGGAACCAACGTTCGCCTAGGCCTCGTGTTAGCAAGACTATGTCGAGCAAAGACCATGATGTGCCCAACCGAGCTACTGATCGAAGACGCGGAGTCATTGAGGATCTTCATCTTGCTATTGAGATCTGTATAGAAgctatttttgattttttccacAGGGCTACGCATGTGATCCTTTCTCCGTCGGAAGCTTTTGCGAAAATGTCGGCGTGGTTCTCTTCTCGCAGTAGTAAAGAAAGTCGTGATGATGTTTTAGATGATGAACCTGTGCAGACTGCTACTTTAGGAGATGCTGATCCATCTCTTAGTGAAAGGCCCACGCGATTGTACAACTCTATGAACACGGATACTCGAACGTGTCAAGATGTCATAACAGAGCTGGG GTATCCTTACGAAGCTATTCGTGTTGTTACATCTGATGGTTATGTTCTTCTCTTGGAAAGGATACCAAG GCGTGATGCAAGGAAAGCTGTGTATCTACAACATGGGATTTTGGATTCTTCAATGGG ATGGGTATCAAATGGAGTTGTTGGATCTCCAGCTTTTGCTGCGTATGACCAAGGTTCAAGTATAATCCACTCGATTATTAATTCACATAGCAACTGCTGTGATATTTACTCTCTTTTCCTTCACACTTTCACAGGCTATGATGTTTTCTTGGGGAACTTTCGGGGTTTAGTTTCAAGAGATCATGTGAACAAGAACATATCCTCAAAAGA GTACTGGCGATACTCCATTAACGAGCACGGTACTGAGGATATCCCAGCGATGATTGAAAAAATCCATGAAATCAAAACTTCAGAGTTGAAGCTCATCCAGCCTAATACCGACGAGGAAATCTACCAGGAGGAGCCTTATAAGCTCTGTGCCGTCTGTCATAGCCTAGGCGGTGCTGCAATTCTCATGTACGTCATCACTCGCAAAATCAAGGAGAAGCCACACAGACTCTCACGACTGATCCTACTTTCACCTGCTGGATTTCACGAAGACTCCAACTTAGGTTTCACAATTGTTGAGTACATATTCCTTTTTGTGAGTCCAGTATTGGCTCACATTGTACCTGCCTTTTACATACCGACAAGGTTCTTCAGGATGCTTCTAAACAAGCTAGCACGTGACTTCCACAACTATCCTGCTCTTGGTGGACTGGTCCAAACCCTTATGAGTTATGTAGTTGGCGGAGACAGCTCGAACTGGGTCGGAGTCTTGGGGACGCCTCACTACAACATGAACGATATGCCAGCTGTCTCCTTCGGTGTAGCGAAACATCTAGCTCAGATCAAACACACTGGTAAGTTCAAGATGTTTGATTACGGGAGCAGGACAGCTAACATGGAGGTTTACGGCTCTCCTGAACCGCTTGATCTAGGGGAGTCTTACGAGTTTATCGATGTGCCTGTTGATTTGGTAGCGGGGAAGAAAGACAAGGTGATTCGGCCTTCCATGGTGAGGAAACACTACAAGGTGATGAGAGATGCAGGGGTTGATGTATCGTTTAATGAGTTCGAGTATGCTCACCTTGATTTCACATTCTCTCACCGGGAAGAGCTTTTGACGTATGTGATGTCGAGGCTTCTGCTTGTGGAAGTGACACCAAGTCAACAAAGGCAGAGCAGCCAGAAAGGTATGAAacttaagaagaagaaaaaggaaggTACAGTAGTGTAA